A genome region from Streptomyces sp. NBC_01296 includes the following:
- a CDS encoding NtaA/DmoA family FMN-dependent monooxygenase (This protein belongs to a clade of FMN-dependent monooxygenases, within a broader family of flavin-dependent oxidoreductases, the luciferase-like monooxygenase (LMM) family, some of whose members use coenzyme F420 rather than FMN.), with translation MTTAPLKQIHLAAHFPGVNNTTVWSDPAAGSHIDFDSFVHFARTAERAKFDFLFLAEGLRLREQGGKIYDLDVVGRPDTFTVLAALAAVTDRLGLTGTINSTFNEPYEVARQFASLDHLSDGRAAWNVVTSWDAFTGENFRRGGFLPREERYSRAREFLATAHELFDSWDGSEIVADAGSGTFLRDARAGAFAHKGPQFDIEGRFNVPRSPQGRPVIFQAGDSDEGREFAASDADAIFGRYGTLDEGRKFYADVKRRLAKHGRTHDQLKILPAATFVLGDTDAEAREAAHEVRRLQVSGQTAIKYLEHVWNRDLSGYDPDGPLPDIDPETGENTIALGRASVRQFRDPLETARQWRALAEAKNLSIRELVIATTSGQTFVGSAATVAEQINTLVQADAADGFILVPHITPGGLDAFADTVVPLLQERGVFRSEYEGTTLRDHLGLTAAQVPSGWRAAAS, from the coding sequence ATGACCACCGCGCCGCTCAAGCAGATCCACCTCGCGGCCCACTTCCCGGGCGTGAACAACACCACCGTCTGGAGCGACCCGGCGGCCGGCAGCCACATCGACTTCGACTCCTTCGTCCACTTCGCCCGGACCGCGGAGCGCGCCAAGTTCGACTTCCTCTTCCTCGCCGAGGGGCTGCGGCTGCGCGAACAGGGCGGGAAGATCTACGACCTGGACGTCGTCGGCCGGCCCGACACCTTCACCGTGCTGGCCGCCCTCGCGGCCGTCACCGACCGCCTCGGGCTGACCGGCACCATCAACTCCACCTTCAACGAGCCCTACGAGGTGGCCCGCCAGTTCGCCTCCCTGGACCACCTGTCGGACGGCCGGGCCGCCTGGAACGTGGTCACCTCCTGGGACGCCTTCACCGGCGAGAACTTCCGGCGCGGTGGCTTCCTGCCCCGCGAGGAGCGCTACAGCCGGGCCAGGGAGTTCCTGGCCACCGCGCACGAGCTGTTCGACTCCTGGGACGGCAGCGAGATCGTCGCCGACGCCGGATCCGGCACCTTCCTGCGCGACGCCCGGGCCGGGGCCTTCGCCCACAAGGGCCCGCAGTTCGACATCGAGGGCCGGTTCAACGTGCCGCGCAGCCCGCAGGGCCGCCCGGTGATCTTCCAGGCGGGCGACTCCGACGAGGGCCGCGAGTTCGCCGCCTCCGACGCCGACGCGATCTTCGGCCGGTACGGGACCCTCGACGAGGGCCGGAAGTTCTACGCCGACGTCAAACGCCGCCTCGCGAAGCACGGGCGTACGCACGACCAGTTGAAGATCCTGCCCGCGGCCACCTTCGTCCTCGGCGACACCGACGCCGAGGCCCGCGAGGCCGCCCACGAGGTGCGCCGTCTCCAGGTCAGCGGGCAGACCGCGATCAAGTACCTCGAACACGTCTGGAACCGGGACCTGTCCGGCTACGACCCCGACGGCCCCCTGCCCGACATCGACCCGGAGACCGGCGAGAACACCATCGCCCTCGGCCGGGCGAGCGTGCGCCAGTTCCGCGATCCGCTGGAGACCGCCCGGCAGTGGCGCGCGCTCGCCGAGGCCAAGAACCTCTCGATCCGGGAACTGGTCATCGCCACCACCTCCGGCCAGACCTTCGTCGGCTCCGCCGCGACCGTCGCCGAGCAGATCAACACGCTGGTCCAGGCGGACGCGGCCGACGGGTTCATCCTGGTCCCGCACATCACCCCGGGCGGTCTCGACGCCTTCGCCGACACCGTCGTCCCGCTGCTCCAGGAGCGCGGCGTCTTCCGCAGCGAGTACGAAGGCACCACCCTGCGCGACCACCTCGGCCTCACGGCGGCGCAGGTGCCCTCCGGCTGGCGGGCAGCGGCCTCGTGA
- a CDS encoding transporter substrate-binding domain-containing protein — MLRPSSPRLRLVRGIGAAAAAVALASGLTACGGDAEATGPASSGKVTVGAVSNGAAKEAELAAPVVESLRAQLPAEVRDRGELVIGVGALPAGFPPLAYVGTDQRTLTGAEPDLGRLVAATLGLEPVLKNSTWENLFLGIDSGKVDVAFTNVTITEERKKKYEFASYRQDNLAFEVLKDNPWNFGGDYRNLAGRTVSVSPGTNQEKILLEWQKKLRAEGKDITVKYFPDANSVALALSGKKIDVNFGPNPSIAYHVTQTASSSTPTRNAGSVSGAGESLQGLIAATARKDSGLAKPVAEAINHLIKEGQYGRLLAAWNLSNEAVTTSEVDPPGLPLTNS, encoded by the coding sequence ATGCTGCGCCCGTCCTCCCCGCGTCTCAGACTCGTCCGCGGCATCGGCGCCGCGGCCGCCGCCGTCGCCCTCGCCTCCGGCCTGACGGCGTGCGGCGGCGACGCCGAGGCAACGGGGCCGGCCTCCTCCGGCAAGGTCACCGTCGGCGCCGTCTCCAACGGCGCCGCCAAGGAGGCCGAATTGGCCGCTCCGGTCGTCGAATCGCTGCGCGCCCAGCTGCCGGCGGAGGTCCGCGACCGCGGCGAGCTCGTCATCGGGGTCGGCGCGCTGCCCGCCGGGTTCCCGCCGCTGGCGTACGTCGGCACCGACCAGAGGACGCTGACCGGGGCGGAGCCGGACCTCGGACGGCTGGTGGCCGCCACCCTCGGCCTCGAGCCCGTCCTGAAGAACTCCACCTGGGAGAATCTCTTCCTCGGCATCGACAGCGGCAAGGTCGACGTGGCGTTCACGAACGTCACGATCACCGAGGAGCGGAAGAAGAAATACGAGTTCGCCTCGTACCGGCAGGACAACCTGGCCTTCGAGGTGCTCAAGGACAACCCCTGGAACTTCGGGGGCGACTACCGCAACCTCGCGGGCAGGACCGTCTCGGTCAGCCCCGGCACCAACCAGGAGAAGATCCTGCTGGAGTGGCAGAAGAAACTCCGGGCCGAGGGCAAGGACATCACGGTCAAGTACTTCCCCGACGCCAACAGCGTCGCACTCGCACTGAGCGGCAAGAAGATCGACGTCAACTTCGGCCCCAACCCGTCGATCGCCTACCACGTCACCCAGACCGCGAGCAGCAGCACTCCGACCCGCAATGCCGGCTCCGTTTCGGGCGCGGGCGAGTCCCTCCAGGGGCTGATCGCGGCGACCGCCAGGAAGGACAGCGGACTGGCGAAGCCGGTGGCCGAGGCGATCAACCACCTGATCAAGGAGGGCCAGTACGGGAGGCTTCTGGCGGCATGGAACCTCTCGAACGAGGCCGTCACCACCTCCGAGGTGGACCCGCCCGGCCTGCCGCTGACCAACTCGTGA
- a CDS encoding amino acid ABC transporter ATP-binding protein has protein sequence MTAAAPAAIEVHDVHKWFAGRRVLNGVSLTVRPGTVTAVLGRSGSGKSTLLRVVNHLEKPEAGYVSVGGELIGVQRHGTRLKELSERAILAQRGRIGFVFQNFNLFPHLTVLDNVAAAPVATGRLRRADAQALARELLERVGLGDRTGAYPRQLSGGQQQRVAIARALALRPGVILFDEPTSALDPELVGEVLSVIKDLATGGTTLVIVTHEIGFAREVADEVVFLHDGRIVEQGPPEQVLDRPAHPRTREFLSKVL, from the coding sequence ATGACCGCCGCCGCACCCGCCGCGATCGAGGTCCACGACGTGCACAAGTGGTTCGCCGGCCGGCGGGTCCTGAACGGGGTGAGCCTGACGGTGCGACCGGGCACCGTCACCGCGGTCCTGGGCCGCTCGGGCTCCGGCAAGTCCACGCTGCTGCGGGTCGTCAACCACCTGGAGAAGCCGGAGGCCGGGTACGTCAGCGTCGGCGGCGAGCTGATCGGCGTTCAGCGGCACGGGACCCGGCTGAAGGAGCTGAGCGAGCGGGCGATCCTCGCACAGCGCGGCCGGATCGGTTTCGTCTTCCAGAACTTCAACCTCTTCCCGCACCTGACGGTGCTCGACAACGTCGCCGCGGCCCCGGTGGCCACCGGTCGGCTGCGCCGCGCCGACGCCCAGGCGCTGGCGCGCGAGCTGCTGGAACGGGTCGGACTCGGCGACCGGACCGGCGCCTATCCGCGCCAGCTGTCCGGCGGCCAGCAGCAGCGGGTGGCCATCGCCAGGGCGCTCGCGCTGCGGCCCGGGGTCATCCTCTTCGACGAACCCACCTCCGCCCTCGACCCCGAGCTCGTGGGCGAGGTGCTGTCGGTCATCAAGGACCTGGCCACCGGTGGCACGACGCTGGTCATCGTCACGCACGAGATCGGCTTCGCCCGCGAAGTGGCCGACGAGGTCGTCTTCCTGCACGACGGCCGGATCGTCGAACAGGGCCCGCCCGAGCAGGTCCTGGACCGTCCCGCGCACCCCCGCACCCGCGAGTTCCTCAGCAAGGTCCTCTGA
- a CDS encoding LLM class flavin-dependent oxidoreductase, with the protein MSVSESAPLHLAVSLDGAGEHPAAWREPGARPAELFTARYWAGLVAEAEAGLLDFVTFEDGLALQSSSPGGHDERTDRVRGRLDAVLTAARVAPLTRRIGLVGAVTTTHTEPFHISRAVATLDHVSRGRAGLHVQVSGLPYEERHFGRRPAPLEEEELHEEAADHVEVVRRLWDSWEDGAEIRDVATGRFVDRDKLHYIDFEGRHFSVRGPSITPRPPQGQPVVSARAADSAAYGLIARSADIGHLVARDTGETRAAVTAVRGLRAAAGLAERPLHLFGELTVFLDESAAAATDRRGRLDELARDPYDGDTAVFAGTAGQLAELLQERRETGLSGFLLRPAVIAHDLPAITRALVPELQRRGLFRREYEADTLRGLLGLDRPANRYAAAALPAA; encoded by the coding sequence ATGTCCGTTTCCGAATCCGCACCACTGCACCTCGCCGTCTCGCTGGACGGTGCGGGCGAGCACCCGGCCGCCTGGCGTGAGCCGGGGGCCCGGCCCGCCGAGCTGTTCACCGCCCGCTACTGGGCCGGCCTCGTCGCGGAGGCCGAGGCGGGGCTGCTCGACTTCGTGACCTTCGAGGACGGGCTCGCCCTCCAGTCCTCCTCCCCCGGCGGCCACGACGAGCGCACGGACCGGGTCCGCGGCCGGCTCGACGCGGTCCTCACCGCTGCCCGGGTGGCGCCGCTGACCCGCCGCATCGGGCTCGTGGGGGCCGTGACCACCACCCATACCGAGCCCTTCCACATCTCCAGGGCCGTGGCCACCCTCGACCACGTCAGCCGCGGCCGCGCCGGCCTGCACGTACAGGTCTCCGGACTCCCTTACGAGGAACGGCACTTCGGCCGCCGCCCGGCACCGCTCGAGGAGGAAGAGCTGCACGAGGAGGCCGCCGACCACGTCGAGGTCGTCCGGCGTCTGTGGGACAGCTGGGAGGACGGCGCGGAGATCCGCGACGTGGCCACGGGCCGGTTCGTGGACCGCGACAAGCTCCACTACATCGACTTCGAGGGGCGCCACTTCAGCGTCCGCGGCCCTTCGATCACCCCGCGCCCGCCCCAGGGGCAGCCCGTCGTGAGCGCGCGCGCCGCCGACAGCGCGGCCTACGGGCTCATCGCACGGTCCGCCGACATCGGCCACCTCGTGGCCCGCGACACCGGAGAGACCCGCGCGGCCGTCACCGCCGTCCGCGGCCTGCGCGCCGCGGCGGGGCTCGCCGAGCGGCCGCTGCACCTCTTCGGGGAGCTGACCGTGTTCCTCGACGAGAGCGCCGCAGCGGCGACCGACCGCCGCGGACGCCTCGACGAGCTCGCGCGCGACCCCTACGACGGTGACACCGCCGTGTTCGCCGGTACCGCGGGGCAATTGGCCGAGCTCCTGCAGGAGCGCAGGGAGACGGGCCTGTCGGGCTTCCTGCTGCGCCCTGCGGTCATCGCCCACGACCTGCCCGCCATCACCCGCGCCCTGGTGCCTGAGCTGCAGCGGCGGGGCCTGTTCCGCCGGGAGTACGAGGCGGACACCCTGCGCGGTCTGCTGGGGCTCGACCGGCCCGCCAACCGCTACGCCGCGGCCGCGCTGCCGGCCGCCTGA